Proteins encoded by one window of Moorella humiferrea:
- a CDS encoding 4Fe-4S dicluster domain-containing protein gives MHWGMVIDLRRCIGCHACTVACQVENKLPLNERWNKVFTVGPEGEFPLVTSHFLPRPCMHCQDAPCVDGCPTGASQRRPDGIIIVHGERCIGCKFCMLVCPYGVRQFAAEKGIVQKCHLCYERLERGEMPRCVETCQLKARHAGDLDDPGSEVTALIKQANARPLYPYLGTKPSVYYIFP, from the coding sequence ATGCACTGGGGAATGGTTATCGACTTGCGCAGGTGCATCGGCTGCCATGCTTGCACCGTTGCCTGCCAGGTTGAGAATAAACTGCCATTAAATGAACGCTGGAATAAAGTGTTTACCGTAGGGCCTGAAGGGGAATTCCCTCTGGTGACCTCACACTTTTTGCCGCGGCCGTGTATGCACTGCCAGGATGCCCCTTGTGTCGATGGCTGTCCTACCGGGGCCAGCCAGAGACGGCCCGACGGGATTATCATTGTCCACGGCGAGCGTTGCATTGGCTGCAAGTTCTGCATGCTGGTATGCCCCTACGGGGTGCGCCAGTTCGCGGCAGAGAAGGGCATCGTGCAGAAGTGCCACCTGTGTTATGAACGGCTGGAGCGGGGAGAAATGCCCCGCTGTGTCGAAACCTGCCAGCTGAAAGCCCGCCATGCCGGTGATTTAGACGACCCCGGCAGCGAAGTGACGGCACTTATTAAACAGGCTAATGCCCGGCCGTTGTACCCATATCTGGGTACGAAACCCTCGGTGTATTATATTTTTCCCTAG
- the nrfD gene encoding NrfD/PsrC family molybdoenzyme membrane anchor subunit, translating into MEDKQAIWGGLAAGYFFCAAFGAMVFAVIAFLDIITSPLAGEVSGTGSFLGLVAAGLGGLLLLAELGNKKRFLLVFSRMQSIMTKGALFLSCFIVLAAIYTSFWFDIFPWAGENAGRRIIGFLGIIFAVALVIYPGLELGEARGRSFWNGSALVPLWLAAALTSGLAGVILVAAVTGTSPAPTIAILDKVLLALIITQIILIATYILGMRQSAPEEARRSTAMLLTGKLKNIFWWGIVICGHLIPCLLYFGGSGAGILAVKSLFVLAGEVCLRVAFLQAGVRVSLPGEDNEWYQEEEIAVLAARLEQTWQERAAWLNGK; encoded by the coding sequence ATGGAGGATAAACAGGCAATTTGGGGCGGGCTGGCTGCCGGTTACTTCTTTTGCGCCGCCTTCGGGGCCATGGTTTTTGCCGTCATCGCTTTTCTGGATATTATAACCTCGCCCCTTGCCGGTGAGGTAAGTGGTACCGGTAGTTTCCTGGGCCTGGTAGCTGCCGGCCTGGGCGGCCTGTTATTACTTGCCGAGCTGGGCAATAAAAAGCGATTTCTTTTAGTTTTCAGCCGTATGCAGTCAATTATGACTAAAGGCGCCCTGTTTTTAAGCTGCTTCATAGTACTGGCGGCAATATATACCAGCTTTTGGTTTGATATCTTTCCCTGGGCCGGGGAAAATGCCGGGCGGCGGATTATCGGGTTCCTGGGCATAATTTTTGCCGTGGCCCTGGTAATTTACCCGGGTTTAGAGCTGGGCGAAGCCCGGGGCCGCTCCTTCTGGAACGGCAGCGCCCTGGTGCCCCTGTGGCTGGCGGCAGCCCTTACTTCCGGTTTGGCCGGCGTAATCCTGGTGGCGGCGGTAACCGGGACGTCGCCAGCACCAACTATTGCTATTCTGGATAAAGTCCTCCTGGCCTTGATCATCACCCAGATAATCTTAATCGCGACTTATATCCTGGGGATGCGCCAGTCGGCGCCGGAGGAAGCCCGCCGGTCGACGGCAATGCTCCTCACCGGCAAGTTGAAAAATATTTTCTGGTGGGGGATTGTTATTTGTGGTCACCTCATCCCTTGCCTCCTTTACTTCGGTGGCAGCGGCGCTGGTATCCTGGCGGTAAAATCATTGTTTGTTCTGGCAGGGGAAGTCTGCCTGCGAGTTGCATTTCTCCAGGCCGGCGTCCGGGTAAGCCTTCCCGGTGAAGATAACGAGTGGTACCAGGAAGAGGAAATAGCCGTCCTGGCCGCACGTCTGGAGCAGACATGGCAGGAAAGGGCGGCCTGGCTTAATGGCAAATAA
- a CDS encoding GNAT family N-acetyltransferase, which translates to MANNLRARAEVTLARPEDGPELQALLQDWGMDLAGEPEEHAVIKVDGRIFAGGKITWLGENSFHLELLAVKREARGQGLGGMLLLELIKKPWAYCGSLLNGKFSTYRVTNIARGEAAGFYRQYGFRHCLFSDLAKAYQEQCDGCPEREACRPVPMIYIQEVS; encoded by the coding sequence ATGGCAAATAATTTGCGGGCACGGGCGGAAGTGACCCTGGCCAGGCCTGAAGACGGCCCGGAGTTACAGGCATTATTGCAGGACTGGGGGATGGACCTGGCCGGGGAACCGGAAGAACACGCTGTGATCAAGGTGGACGGGAGAATTTTTGCGGGAGGTAAAATAACCTGGCTGGGGGAAAATTCTTTTCACCTGGAATTGCTGGCGGTGAAGAGAGAAGCCAGGGGCCAGGGATTAGGAGGAATGTTGCTTTTGGAGTTAATAAAAAAGCCCTGGGCCTACTGTGGCAGTTTGCTGAACGGGAAGTTTAGTACTTATCGCGTTACGAATATTGCCAGGGGGGAAGCGGCAGGGTTTTACCGCCAGTACGGCTTTCGCCACTGTCTTTTTTCCGACCTAGCAAAAGCTTACCAGGAGCAGTGCGACGGTTGCCCGGAGAGGGAAGCTTGCCGGCCGGTGCCCATGATTTATATACAGGAGGTTAGTTAG
- a CDS encoding TIGR04282 family arsenosugar biosynthesis glycosyltransferase, whose product MRQALIVFTKVPRKGDIKTRLTKEKGGILTPEEAKILYEACLLDVIEVAMAACEDEGAELWICHDAAGDGAYLQSLLKSLAHPEKVKGVFADRGGSFDDCMQFAADYILKPQEETRKADSVIIIGGDLPTLQPVTLKKAFTALARFSQSEAGREAVWQAGSHSTPDMGAALVEAPCQEGGFSLVGYTRTTPFDFYGVFYNSDGITALDMLVNKAVAKKIPFAALEMVPDIDIPIDLASIIPVLRSLELAAATDADVMVPRRTMAVLRELGLEATALPPER is encoded by the coding sequence TTGCGCCAAGCATTAATTGTCTTCACTAAAGTCCCCAGGAAAGGTGATATTAAGACCCGTCTGACAAAGGAAAAAGGCGGGATTTTAACACCCGAAGAAGCGAAAATTCTCTATGAGGCCTGTCTCCTTGATGTTATCGAAGTTGCCATGGCGGCCTGCGAGGACGAGGGTGCCGAACTCTGGATCTGTCATGATGCCGCCGGCGACGGCGCCTACCTCCAATCCCTCCTTAAAAGCCTGGCCCATCCGGAAAAGGTAAAGGGTGTCTTTGCCGACAGGGGTGGTTCCTTCGATGACTGCATGCAGTTTGCTGCCGATTATATTCTCAAACCGCAAGAGGAAACAAGAAAGGCCGATAGTGTTATTATCATCGGCGGGGATTTACCGACGCTGCAGCCGGTTACCCTGAAAAAAGCTTTTACCGCGTTAGCCAGGTTCAGTCAAAGCGAGGCCGGACGGGAAGCAGTGTGGCAGGCTGGTAGCCATTCCACACCGGACATGGGGGCGGCCCTTGTCGAGGCGCCATGCCAGGAGGGGGGATTTTCCCTGGTAGGCTATACCAGGACTACACCCTTTGATTTTTACGGCGTATTTTACAACAGCGATGGCATAACGGCCCTCGATATGCTGGTTAATAAAGCGGTGGCAAAAAAGATACCTTTTGCCGCCCTGGAGATGGTTCCCGATATAGATATCCCCATCGATTTAGCAAGCATCATTCCCGTACTGCGTTCCCTGGAACTTGCCGCTGCGACTGATGCTGACGTGATGGTGCCCCGCCGCACCATGGCAGTCCTGAGGGAGCTGGGTCTTGAAGCCACCGCCCTGCCGCCGGAGCGTTAG
- a CDS encoding (Fe-S)-binding protein has product MNVAREVAGSGDGPRREIAEKCTACGQCIASCLLLEEIGEAPLEIAGRGATVEEAFSCTLCELCTAVCPAGLSPAGMFAAKRTEAVANGEFPIYDYRYLYPDRELNTCKLYREKYNIHYQELPVDQEGEAAFFPGCTMLTYGSDLTRAAFHHLARLWPRMTLLTDCCGKPLYQMGLKERGENYTAFLKNKLKKLAVKVLITACPNCFYELRNQLAPDGIEVRTIYENWGFGVAGKGLITIHDSCPDRHEGIFARQVREALRNSGYRLVEMEYYGANTFCCGSGGQVSHFRPDLAMALTDRRLEEAGNTGAGILAGYCLSCVLNFARDANGLKVRHVLDLLLGQEKDYSEIKKRAKALYTGPEGEENWRRVMAE; this is encoded by the coding sequence TTGAACGTTGCCAGAGAGGTCGCCGGCAGCGGTGATGGGCCGCGCCGGGAAATAGCAGAAAAATGTACTGCCTGTGGTCAATGTATTGCTTCATGCCTGCTATTGGAGGAGATTGGCGAAGCCCCCCTTGAGATTGCCGGTCGGGGAGCAACAGTAGAGGAAGCTTTTTCCTGCACCCTATGCGAACTATGCACCGCTGTATGCCCGGCAGGCCTGTCCCCGGCGGGCATGTTTGCCGCTAAACGCACCGAAGCAGTAGCAAACGGAGAATTTCCTATATACGATTATCGCTACCTTTACCCGGACCGGGAGCTTAATACTTGCAAACTATACCGCGAAAAGTACAACATTCATTACCAGGAGCTGCCCGTTGATCAAGAAGGCGAGGCAGCCTTTTTCCCGGGGTGCACTATGTTGACTTATGGATCGGATTTAACCAGGGCTGCCTTTCATCACCTGGCGAGGCTCTGGCCTCGCATGACCCTTTTAACCGACTGCTGTGGTAAACCCCTTTACCAGATGGGTTTAAAGGAACGCGGGGAAAACTATACTGCCTTCCTTAAAAATAAACTAAAAAAACTGGCTGTAAAGGTATTAATCACCGCCTGCCCCAACTGTTTTTACGAGCTGCGTAACCAGCTGGCACCAGACGGCATTGAGGTCAGGACCATCTACGAGAACTGGGGATTCGGGGTGGCCGGTAAAGGATTAATTACCATTCATGATTCCTGTCCTGACCGCCATGAGGGCATCTTTGCCCGGCAGGTACGTGAGGCCTTGAGGAATAGCGGCTACCGCTTGGTTGAGATGGAATACTACGGGGCGAACACCTTCTGTTGTGGCAGCGGCGGCCAGGTAAGCCACTTTCGTCCTGACCTGGCCATGGCCCTGACCGACCGCCGCCTGGAAGAGGCAGGTAATACCGGAGCCGGGATCCTGGCTGGATACTGCTTGAGCTGCGTTCTTAATTTCGCTCGCGATGCCAACGGGCTCAAGGTGCGCCATGTCCTCGATTTGTTGCTCGGTCAGGAAAAGGATTACAGTGAAATTAAAAAAAGGGCAAAGGCTCTTTATACCGGGCCCGAAGGTGAAGAAAACTGGCGGCGGGTAATGGCGGAATAA